The sequence AGGCCGGCGAGGGCGGACTTGCCGATGAGGACCTCGCGGGTGCCGCGCAGCTCGGTGGGGATCGGCCGGAACTCCTTCACCGCCTGCCAGGTCCCGGCGCCGGTCTCGTATGCCCGCGACAGCGCGCCCCGCTGGACGAGCAGGGCGATGAGGATCACCACGAGCATGGTGGCGATGGCCAAGTTGGCTCGGCGGGTGCCGAACAGCGCCGCCTGGTCGATGATGCCGATGCCGATGCCGGCGGCGAGGCAGATCGAGATCTTCTCCATCCGGGCGATGACCGCTGCGGCCAGGCCGTAGAGCAGGACCGACGGCCCGATCGAGCTGCCCAGGGTGAGCCCGACCATCGGTGCCCGCATGAACACCGCGATGGCCGAGAGCACGGCGGCGATGACCCAGACGACGGTGGACACGCGCTTGGTGGGGATGCCCAGGAGCGAGGCCCGCTCGCCGTTCTCGGCTGAGGCCCGCACCGCGATGCCCATGTCGGTGAAGCGGAAGAAGGCGGCGAGGGCGGCCACGAGGGCCAGCGCGACGATCGCGGCCACGGCGAAGTCACCGCTGAAGACCAGCGGGCCGGGCACCGGGAGCTCGATGCCGGTGAACGGCGTCCGGAAGTCGCTGCTGGAGAGGAGCGACCCGGTGATCGCGGTCTGGACGAAGAACTCGGCGCCGACCAGGACCAGCGACACACCGATGGTGGCCACGGTGAGGATCAGGCGGGGCGCCTCCCGGAAGCGCCGGATGATCAGGACGTCGACGGCCGCCCCCAGGGCGGCGGCGCCGAAGATCACCAGCGGGAGGACCACGAAGTAGTTGACGTCTCGCCGGCCGATGAGGAGCAGGGCGGCCACCGCCGGCACGGAGCCGAGCTGGGCCTGGGCGAAGTTGATGATGCGGTTGGCCCGGTAGACGAGGATGAGGCCGACGCCGAGCAGGGCGTACAGCAGCCCGATGCTGGCGCCGTTGAGGAAGATGGCGCGGGGCACGGCGCTGTCCTGGAGCCCGACGCTGATCGGCCCAAGGTCCACCCGGCCGAAGATGCCCTGGACCACGATCTCGATGAGCACGACGTAGGCCAGCAGGGCCTTGAGGGCCGAGCCGGCGACGGGGTGGTCCCAGGCGGTCTTGGCGTGGGCGGCGAGGCTCCCCCAGGCATCGGGGCGGTCGTCGTCGGGTGGGCCCGACGGGACGGAGATCTGCGCGGTGGCGTCCTCGTCGGTCTCCTCGACGGTGTCGGTGGGCATCGCGCTGGAGCTCACTGGGCCTTGGCTGGGACCTTGAACTCGTTGGTGAGCTGGCCCTTCTCGTAGCGGCGGCCGCCGTCGATGTTGACGTAGGCGCCGGGCCGGCCGTCGATCACCGAGGTGGCGGCGGCGTCCCAATACACCTCGCGGAAGTCGGAGAGCGCGGTGTAGTCGTTGACCCCGAACTTGGAGAGCGTGATCGTCGGGTTCCCCTGGGTCTGCTCCCAGCCGCCCCGGGGCTCGGCGGTGAGGGTTCCCCGCTCCACGGTGATCGGGTTCAGGTCGGGGCCGGCGCTGTGGATGAGCGTGCCCATGAACGTGTAGTAGGCGGCGGCGAGGTTGCAGCTCTTGCACGGCACACCCGAGCGTCCGCCGTCCTGCCAGATCTTGGTGGCGTCGCTCTCCGGGTGCGGGACGGGGTGGGCCAGGTGGCTGGGGCCGAAGGCGTGGGCCCACTGCTGGGAGTCGTAGAGGCGCCCGAGCTTGTCGAAGTCGAGCAGGCCGAGCCCGGGCATCAGGTTCTCCGGGAAGTAGTTGTTGCGGGTCAGGCCGTTGGTGAGGAACACCGGTGCGATGGGGTCGCACATGCACACGACCGTCGTCACCTTGTTCTCGATCAGTCCCGCCACCGTGACCCGGGTCTGCTCCTCAGCCCGGTTGATGTCGGAGGCGTAGGTCGACAGGTACGGCGTGCGGCCGTCGTCGCAGTCCTTCACGAGGTTTTGCACCAGCTGGGCGTTGGCCACGTTGGCGGGGATCTCGGGGGTGATGATGCCGAGCTTGCGCTGGGTGTCGCGGCCGCCGATGTCCCGGTGGATGATCTGCCCGGCGTTGCTGGCGCCCTTGCCGGCGAGCTTCTTGCAGTAGTACTCGACGATCACCTCGGCCGACGAGGTGCCGTCCATCATGATGTCGTAGCGGAACGGCCGGCGGTCGTTGAAGAACGGGTCGGCGAAGTGGTTGCCGCCCACGCTGATGATGCCGTTGCGGGCGAAGACGTCGAACACCTCGTCGTAGAGCGACGTGCCCCAGATGACCATGAAGGGCTCCATCTGGACCACCTCGGCGGCGGCCTGGCGGCACTTGTCGGGTGCGGGTGGGGTGGTGGGGCAGTCGCCCACCACGCGGGTGACCTCGATCTCGCGCCCGTAGGTCTCGTAGTGCTTGTTCACGAACTCGACCGCGGCCTCGCGGAACTCCCGCTCCTCCTGGGCGCTGGCGGCGAGGCCTTCGGCGGCGAGGATGGCGTCGACCTGCTCGTTGGGTTGCGAGGCGAAGGAGATGACCTTGATCGTCTCGCCGGTGACGCCCTGGTAGGTGACGCCGCCGTTGTCGCCGCCGAACTTCGGCTTGCAGGCGGGGGCCTGGTAGATCACGCCGTGCTGGCGGCCGTCGGGGGTGCAGTGGCTGGTGTCGCCCGCCGCCTGCTCGCCGCCGCCGCCGCCGGGCGCGGTGGTGCCACCGCCGCCGGCGCCGCCGGTGCCGGTGGACCCGCCACCGCCGCTCGTGGTGCCGCCGCTCGTCGTGCCCGCGCCGGTGCTCCCCGTGCCTCCGGTGCTACCACCGGCGCCGAGGCCGTCGTCGAAGTCGCCACCGACGCCGTCGGGGTCGAACCCGCCAGAGCCACCGGAGCCACCGGACCCGCCGGACCCGCCGCTGGCGCCGGGGTCGAACTCACCGCCGAGGGCGCTCACGTCCTGAACGGGTCCCGTCGAGGGGGCCAGGGTCACGACCAGGCCCTGGATGGCGATGAGCGCGATGAACGGTGCGTACAGCTTCCACGAAGCGCTGCGCATGCGGGGACTCCCTCTTGCGTCGAGTGACGAATGTCACCTCGTCATCCTGAGAAGTTCGCCCCCCGACGGCCGCGTTCCTGCCAGTTCGAGAAGATCGTTACGCCACCGTCGGGTGCGCCCGGTCAGACCTGGAGGGGGAGGACCGCCTCTGCAACCGCCTCGAGCGCCTCGGTCCAGTCGGCGGGCTCGTCGACGGGGACCACCACGAACTTGGAGGTACCCACCTCGCAGAAGCGCTCGAGGGTGGCGCGCAGGGCGGGCAGGCCCACGGGGACGATGGCGGTCGGGTCGATGTCGGGTCGGCGCTTGGCCAGGAGGGCGGCCACCCGATCGGGCAGCGGCCTCGTTGCGTAGGCGACCAAGGCGCCCCAGTGCTCGGGGTCGATGGTCCGCCCGGCGGCGGCCGCCGCCTCCTCCACGAGCTTGCGCCCGGCCACCACGTCGTCGGGCGTGCAGAACGACGGGAGCCAGCCGTCGCCGAGGCGGCCCACCCGCCGCAGCTCCGAGGGAGCCCGTCCCCCGAGCCACAGCTCGAGGGGCTCCTGCACCGGTGTGGGCAGGACCCGCACGCCGTCCAGCCGGAACCGCTCGCCACGGTGGTCCACCGGCTCGCCCTGCCACAGCCGGCGCAGGAGCGGGACGGCCTCGTCGAACCACGCGGCCCGGTCGCCGCGCTCGACGCCGAAGGCCTGCTGCTCGTGGGGGTCGACCGCGCCGAGCCCCACGGCGGGCAGCAGGCGCCCGTCGGAGAGGCGGTCGATGGTGGCCAGCTCCTTGGCCAGGAGCACCGGGTTGCGGCCGGGGACCACGAGCACGCTGGTGCCGAGCTTGAGGCGCTGGGTCCGGCCGGCGGCGAAGGCAAGGGCGGCGAGGGGGTCCGGCGCGCCGCTGCCCACCCGCTCCGAGAGCCACAGCGAGTCGAAGTGGAGCCGCTCGAGGTCGTCGACGAAGGGCCCGAAGCGCTCCGCCTCGCCGCTCATGCCCGAGGTGCCGAGGCCGTAGCCGATGCGTACCTTCACGCCCGGAGCCTAGGTGTCGGTGCTCCGTGGCTCGCCGGCCTCGAAGGCCCCTCCGTAGGCTTCTCGCCCATGAGCGACCTTCTCGACCCCCTCGCACCCTTCCGCCTCGACGGGCGCACGGCGGTGCTCACCGGTGCGTCCAGCGGCATCGGCGCCCGCTTCGCGAAGGTGCTCCACGCTGCCGGCGCCCAGGTCGTGGTGGCAGCCCGGCGGGTCGAGAGGCTCGAGGAGCTGGCCGACGGCCTCGACGGGGTGGTGCCCGTGGCC comes from Acidimicrobiales bacterium and encodes:
- a CDS encoding ABC transporter permease gives rise to the protein MPTDTVEETDEDATAQISVPSGPPDDDRPDAWGSLAAHAKTAWDHPVAGSALKALLAYVVLIEIVVQGIFGRVDLGPISVGLQDSAVPRAIFLNGASIGLLYALLGVGLILVYRANRIINFAQAQLGSVPAVAALLLIGRRDVNYFVVLPLVIFGAAALGAAVDVLIIRRFREAPRLILTVATIGVSLVLVGAEFFVQTAITGSLLSSSDFRTPFTGIELPVPGPLVFSGDFAVAAIVALALVAALAAFFRFTDMGIAVRASAENGERASLLGIPTKRVSTVVWVIAAVLSAIAVFMRAPMVGLTLGSSIGPSVLLYGLAAAVIARMEKISICLAAGIGIGIIDQAALFGTRRANLAIATMLVVILIALLVQRGALSRAYETGAGTWQAVKEFRPIPTELRGTREVLIGKSALAGLVGLVVVVLPLFLPRVYAGRFTLLAIYAMVGVSLVILTGWAGQISLGQFAFSGIGAAVAGGLAANHNTDFFVSLLLGALAGAFVAVLIGLPAVRIQGLFLAVTTLAFAFTVENFVLRREYFGWLLPRDLAAVERPILYGRFDTSSDIRFYYVVLVFLALTLLAARSLRKNRTGRILIGARDNGRAVQAYGVSLARTRLTAFAISGFIAALAGGLLAYQSMAVDAGTYAPDRSISFFAMTVIGGLTSLPGAMLGAIYVEGLPFFFNNSNFVRLLTSGVGLLVLLLFLPGGLSEALYRTRDRFLRWVAARNGIHVPSLVADSLEEAAELQKASDMALTAAERHIEEIEVVDHAELIGCPTCGARVPVAEAVHHEHFTVAHDDPDSVLLVPDRGQGGSTNGIGHGTTTSRRPR
- a CDS encoding TIGR03619 family F420-dependent LLM class oxidoreductase, which encodes MKVRIGYGLGTSGMSGEAERFGPFVDDLERLHFDSLWLSERVGSGAPDPLAALAFAAGRTQRLKLGTSVLVVPGRNPVLLAKELATIDRLSDGRLLPAVGLGAVDPHEQQAFGVERGDRAAWFDEAVPLLRRLWQGEPVDHRGERFRLDGVRVLPTPVQEPLELWLGGRAPSELRRVGRLGDGWLPSFCTPDDVVAGRKLVEEAAAAAGRTIDPEHWGALVAYATRPLPDRVAALLAKRRPDIDPTAIVPVGLPALRATLERFCEVGTSKFVVVPVDEPADWTEALEAVAEAVLPLQV